Proteins found in one Synechococcus sp. LA31 genomic segment:
- a CDS encoding secondary thiamine-phosphate synthase enzyme YjbQ codes for MQNIAPSTLPLMRQHLSRLAVPTSGEGFTDLTAALNREIASSGLQQGIAQLVVLHTSCSLTVNENADPRVLRDLTTYLRALVPQEGVRSLSGEGGLQRYAHDDEGPDDMPAHIRTALTTTSLGLSFERGRLLLGTWQAVYLWEHRARAHQRQLSLHLIGE; via the coding sequence TTGCAGAACATTGCGCCCAGCACGCTTCCCTTGATGCGTCAGCACCTCAGCCGCCTTGCCGTGCCGACCAGCGGTGAGGGCTTCACTGATCTCACAGCGGCACTCAATAGAGAGATTGCGTCGAGCGGCTTGCAGCAGGGCATCGCCCAGCTGGTGGTGCTGCACACCAGTTGCTCGCTCACGGTGAATGAGAACGCCGATCCGCGTGTGCTGCGCGATCTCACCACCTATTTGCGTGCGCTGGTGCCTCAGGAGGGGGTGCGCTCCCTCAGTGGCGAGGGTGGTTTGCAGCGCTACGCCCATGACGACGAAGGCCCTGACGACATGCCAGCCCACATCCGCACGGCCCTCACCACCACAAGCCTGGGCCTGTCATTTGAGCGGGGCCGCCTGCTTCTGGGTACGTGGCAAGCCGTGTATTTGTGGGAGCACAGGGCTCGCGCCCATCAGCGCCAGCTCAGCCTGCACCTCATCGGTGAGTGA
- a CDS encoding GAP family protein, whose protein sequence is MLSSAEIGLYGRLLPLAIGAAISPMVLVFQLLNLTSSRRALTRSVAFLVGCTAVVWLWLLCAGWISSLLPPADAGPDPTAAAFDAVFALLLVGLAVRILSQTPPSTPRPAPPGLWTPALGGLVLMGCNLTSLVLFLPAIQDITRAGLQGTAWWYPALALVVITLLPAWLPPLVVLLLGHRGRAWLQRLSVWVVPRQRLINAGVSILLAIVLGFRAVMRA, encoded by the coding sequence ATGCTCTCGTCGGCTGAAATCGGTCTCTACGGCCGCCTGCTACCCCTCGCCATCGGTGCTGCAATCAGCCCGATGGTGCTCGTGTTTCAGCTTCTCAACCTGACCAGCTCACGCCGGGCCCTAACTCGCAGCGTTGCCTTCCTTGTGGGTTGCACGGCGGTGGTGTGGCTGTGGTTGCTCTGTGCGGGGTGGATCTCAAGCTTGTTACCACCGGCTGATGCTGGTCCCGATCCCACGGCCGCTGCGTTTGATGCGGTGTTCGCGCTGCTATTGGTGGGCTTGGCGGTGCGCATCTTGAGCCAAACACCACCGTCAACCCCAAGACCAGCCCCACCCGGTTTGTGGACCCCCGCGCTCGGCGGCCTGGTGTTGATGGGGTGCAATCTCACCTCACTCGTGTTGTTTCTGCCGGCGATTCAAGACATCACGCGTGCTGGTTTGCAGGGCACCGCTTGGTGGTATCCGGCCCTGGCTTTGGTCGTGATCACGCTGCTGCCGGCATGGCTGCCACCGCTTGTGGTGCTGTTGCTGGGGCATCGAGGGCGTGCATGGCTGCAACGTCTCTCGGTATGGGTGGTGCCACGCCAGCGGCTCATTAACGCTGGCGTATCCATCCTCTTGGCCATCGTGCTGGGTTTCAGAGCTGTGATGAGAGCTTGA
- a CDS encoding cupin domain-containing protein, which yields MAEPIAVTHSPSAAQLRQLGVADWPIWTCGVSTFPWRYDERETCLLLEGDVIVTPDRGEPVRFGAGDLVVFAAGLSCNWDVQAPVRKHYRFG from the coding sequence ATGGCTGAACCCATTGCTGTGACCCACAGCCCCTCTGCTGCTCAGTTGCGACAACTGGGAGTGGCTGATTGGCCGATCTGGACCTGTGGCGTGAGCACGTTCCCTTGGCGTTACGACGAGCGGGAGACCTGCTTGCTCTTGGAGGGCGACGTCATCGTGACTCCGGATCGAGGTGAACCGGTGCGCTTTGGTGCGGGAGATCTGGTGGTGTTTGCAGCGGGCTTGAGTTGCAACTGGGACGTACAGGCTCCAGTACGCAAGCACTATCGCTTCGGTTGA
- a CDS encoding 4a-hydroxytetrahydrobiopterin dehydratase — protein MAAVPLSADQIEALPQELPRWSLVGGKLRRDLRFANFVEAFGFISQVALVAEAMGHHPEWSNVWNRVVIELTTHDTGGLSDLDVQLAQRIDALVG, from the coding sequence ATGGCTGCTGTTCCGCTCTCCGCCGATCAGATCGAAGCCCTGCCCCAAGAGCTCCCGCGTTGGAGCTTGGTAGGAGGCAAGTTGAGGCGTGATCTCCGCTTCGCCAATTTCGTGGAGGCGTTCGGCTTCATTAGCCAGGTGGCGCTTGTCGCTGAAGCGATGGGCCATCATCCGGAGTGGAGCAATGTGTGGAATCGCGTGGTGATTGAGCTCACCACGCACGACACCGGCGGCCTCTCCGACCTCGATGTTCAGTTGGCCCAGCGAATAGATGCTCTCGTCGGCTGA